The following are encoded in a window of Sinomonas cyclohexanicum genomic DNA:
- a CDS encoding PEP/pyruvate-binding domain-containing protein, with protein sequence MFTLHFSDPACRDVRETGGKAKSLADMTANELPVAPGFAVTAEAYRHFLGSTGLGETIGRVLDEPLDPHDLAALERTGEELMRAVRATALPEDVTESIRDAYASLCSETGLEDVSVAVRSSATSEDSAGASFAGEFETWVDVTGAEDVIAHVLKCYESVFAPRVLGYAIEQDLDPRTIEMAVVIQKVVRARAAGVMFTLSPTSGDRSKIVLEASWGLGLSVVGGEVTPDRFLVEKIGLEIADRTPGDKRIEYRTGTAPTPVEESRWTELCLDDAEVIALATLGKRLERIHGSAQDIEFAVDEELPEGANIVLLQCRPETVWSGAERKPAFDASAGMMSWITGSISGGTTPPGHTHDLAHKHSA encoded by the coding sequence ATGTTCACGCTGCACTTCAGCGACCCAGCCTGCCGCGACGTCCGGGAGACCGGCGGCAAGGCCAAGAGCCTCGCCGACATGACGGCCAACGAGCTGCCCGTGGCGCCGGGCTTCGCCGTCACCGCGGAGGCGTACCGCCACTTCCTCGGCTCGACCGGGTTGGGCGAGACGATCGGACGCGTCCTGGACGAACCCCTCGATCCGCATGACCTCGCCGCCCTCGAGCGCACCGGCGAGGAGCTCATGAGAGCCGTCCGCGCCACCGCCCTGCCGGAGGACGTCACAGAGTCCATCCGCGACGCGTACGCGTCGCTGTGCTCGGAGACCGGGCTCGAGGACGTCTCCGTCGCCGTGCGCTCGAGCGCCACCTCGGAGGACTCGGCCGGAGCCTCGTTCGCCGGCGAGTTCGAGACCTGGGTCGACGTCACGGGCGCCGAGGACGTGATCGCGCACGTCCTCAAGTGCTACGAGAGCGTCTTCGCGCCCCGCGTGCTCGGCTACGCGATCGAGCAGGACCTCGACCCGCGGACCATCGAGATGGCCGTCGTCATCCAGAAGGTCGTGCGGGCCCGGGCCGCCGGCGTCATGTTCACACTGAGCCCCACGAGCGGCGACCGCTCGAAGATCGTGCTCGAGGCCAGCTGGGGCCTGGGCCTGTCCGTGGTGGGCGGCGAGGTCACCCCGGACCGGTTCCTCGTGGAAAAGATCGGCCTGGAGATCGCGGACCGGACGCCCGGCGACAAGCGGATCGAGTACCGCACGGGCACGGCGCCGACGCCGGTCGAGGAATCCCGCTGGACCGAGCTCTGCCTCGACGACGCTGAGGTCATCGCCCTGGCCACCCTCGGCAAGCGGCTCGAACGCATCCACGGGTCGGCGCAGGACATCGAGTTCGCGGTGGACGAAGAGCTGCCCGAGGGGGCCAACATCGTCCTCCTGCAGTGCCGCCCGGAGACCGTGTGGAGCGGCGCCGAGCGCAAGCCCGCGTTCGACGCCTCCGCCGGGATGATGTCCTGGATCACCGGGTCGATCTCCGGCGGGACCACGCCTCCCGGCCACACGCACGATCTCGCGCACAAGCACTCGGCCTAG
- a CDS encoding acetoacetate--CoA ligase: protein MTTTPTSAPTAGSAARQGRLLRPAPPREDWNRYRLGRFLLRAELATGRTFADYEEAWRWSVEDLEGFWQLVWDESDIIAHTPPERVLGRRAMPGAEWFPGATLNYAEHVVRALRERGDAVVLKSRSQTRAASEWTGNRLLEEIGRLQAGYRRLGLEAGDRVAGYLPNTPEALAAYLAAAGMGLVWAAVPPEMGPRSAIDRFGQLDPKLLITLDGYRWGARDVPRLAELEEIRQALPGAAVVLLRYLDADAQIPDGIGTYEELRAEPGEFEAVPVPFAHPLTVLFSSGTTGKPKAIVHSHGGILLEHSKAIPLQFDLGPDDLAFWYTTTGWMVWTLMVSSLLTGCGLVLVDGDPGWPALDGEWSQWAVAAETGATYLASGSAYLAACAKAGLRPGSRWDLGRLREINCSGSALSAEAAEWVYDAVSPTVLLGPTSGGTDVCTAFVGGTFLTEVRAGEMSCRALGADVAAWSPAGEPAAVGEPGELVVKQPMPSMPTGFWGPDGAQRYRDSYFHTFEGVWCHGDWLVHTADGGWMITGRSDATLNRGGVRLGTAEFYAVLDQAPGVADSMVLHFEDGSGMGKLVLAVVPSPGADPDELAAGLRRLIRTQLSPRHVPDVVVAVPSVPRSSIGKRLEVPLKRIVLGAEATNVVDRGVLVDPDGLDATVAAIRAALGHDRPPTA from the coding sequence ATGACGACGACGCCCACCTCGGCACCGACCGCCGGATCCGCCGCCCGGCAGGGCAGGCTCCTCCGCCCCGCCCCGCCCAGGGAGGACTGGAACCGGTATCGCCTCGGCCGTTTCCTGCTCCGCGCCGAGCTCGCGACAGGCCGCACGTTCGCCGACTACGAGGAGGCCTGGCGCTGGAGCGTCGAGGACCTCGAGGGGTTCTGGCAGCTCGTGTGGGACGAGTCGGACATCATCGCGCACACGCCGCCCGAGAGGGTTCTCGGGCGGCGCGCGATGCCGGGCGCGGAATGGTTCCCCGGGGCCACGCTCAACTACGCCGAGCACGTGGTGCGGGCGCTGCGGGAGCGGGGCGACGCCGTCGTGCTCAAGTCCCGCAGCCAGACGCGGGCGGCGAGCGAGTGGACGGGGAACCGGCTGCTCGAGGAGATCGGGCGGCTGCAGGCGGGGTACCGGCGTCTCGGGCTCGAGGCGGGCGACCGCGTGGCCGGGTACCTGCCCAACACCCCCGAGGCCCTCGCGGCGTACCTCGCCGCCGCGGGAATGGGGCTCGTGTGGGCCGCGGTGCCGCCGGAGATGGGGCCGCGCAGCGCGATCGACCGGTTCGGGCAGCTGGACCCGAAGCTGCTCATCACCCTCGACGGGTACCGGTGGGGCGCGCGGGACGTGCCGCGGCTCGCCGAGCTCGAGGAGATCCGGCAGGCTCTGCCGGGTGCCGCCGTCGTGCTTCTGCGCTATCTGGACGCGGATGCGCAGATACCGGACGGCATCGGGACGTACGAGGAGCTGCGTGCCGAGCCGGGCGAGTTCGAGGCGGTACCGGTGCCGTTCGCGCACCCGCTGACGGTGCTGTTCTCGTCGGGGACCACGGGGAAGCCGAAGGCGATCGTGCACTCGCACGGCGGCATCCTGCTCGAGCACTCCAAGGCGATCCCGCTGCAGTTCGACCTCGGGCCCGATGACCTCGCGTTCTGGTACACGACCACCGGGTGGATGGTGTGGACGCTCATGGTGTCCTCGCTGCTGACCGGCTGCGGGCTCGTGCTCGTGGACGGGGATCCGGGGTGGCCGGCGCTCGACGGCGAGTGGTCCCAGTGGGCGGTCGCCGCCGAGACCGGCGCGACGTACCTCGCGTCCGGGTCCGCGTACCTCGCCGCGTGCGCGAAGGCCGGGCTGCGCCCGGGCTCGCGCTGGGACCTGGGCCGGCTGCGGGAGATCAACTGCTCCGGCTCGGCGCTCTCCGCCGAGGCGGCGGAGTGGGTGTACGACGCCGTGTCGCCGACCGTGCTCCTCGGCCCCACCTCGGGCGGGACGGACGTGTGCACAGCATTCGTGGGAGGGACCTTCCTCACCGAGGTGCGCGCCGGGGAGATGTCCTGCCGGGCGCTGGGGGCGGACGTTGCTGCGTGGTCACCGGCCGGGGAGCCCGCGGCCGTGGGCGAGCCCGGGGAGCTCGTGGTCAAGCAGCCGATGCCGTCGATGCCGACCGGGTTCTGGGGCCCGGACGGCGCCCAGCGGTACCGGGACTCGTACTTCCACACCTTCGAGGGCGTGTGGTGCCACGGCGACTGGCTCGTGCACACTGCGGACGGCGGGTGGATGATCACCGGGCGGTCCGACGCGACACTCAACCGCGGCGGGGTGCGGCTCGGGACAGCCGAGTTCTACGCGGTCCTGGACCAGGCGCCGGGCGTGGCGGACTCGATGGTGCTGCACTTCGAGGACGGCAGCGGGATGGGCAAGCTCGTGCTCGCGGTGGTGCCGTCTCCTGGGGCAGATCCGGACGAGCTCGCGGCGGGGCTGCGGCGCCTCATCCGCACCCAGCTCTCGCCGCGGCATGTGCCGGACGTTGTGGTGGCCGTGCCCAGCGTGCCGCGGTCCTCAATCGGCAAGCGTCTCGAGGTCCCGCTCAAGCGGATCGTCCTGGGTGCGGAGGCGACGAACGTCGTCGACCGCGGCGTGCTCGTGGATCCCGACGGGCTCGACGCGACGGTCGCCGCGATCCGCGCGGCGCTCGGGCATGACAGGCCCCCGACGGCATGA
- a CDS encoding IclR family transcriptional regulator, which produces MSQEPPRAAEASPIESVDRTLRLVELLRERGSLSVKETSEALGIAPSTAHRMLATFVLRDFAARTGDRRYRIGPAMQPDRAHGPSMSQLRKAAEVPLHELADRLGETVQLMIRRGGNIMFVDGVEADAVLRVTVRQGDQMPAFASAGGKAILAEMSNADLEELYRNGLPPWPTSPIGSIGRLKRAMADVRRAGFGTNFEETESGVVGLGVAVHGPAGQVVAAITTAIPASRFKRPAMPGIVEALRATATGIESRLAGGPHG; this is translated from the coding sequence ATGAGTCAGGAGCCGCCCCGCGCCGCAGAGGCGTCACCGATCGAGTCCGTCGACCGGACGCTGCGGCTCGTGGAGCTCCTGCGCGAGCGGGGCTCGCTGTCGGTGAAGGAGACCTCGGAGGCGCTGGGGATCGCGCCGTCGACCGCGCACCGCATGCTGGCCACGTTCGTGCTGCGGGACTTCGCCGCCCGCACCGGGGACCGCCGGTACCGCATCGGGCCCGCGATGCAGCCCGACCGCGCGCACGGGCCCTCGATGTCCCAGCTGCGCAAGGCCGCCGAGGTCCCGCTGCACGAGCTCGCCGACCGGCTCGGGGAGACCGTCCAGCTGATGATCCGCCGCGGTGGGAACATCATGTTCGTCGACGGGGTGGAAGCGGACGCCGTCCTGCGGGTCACTGTGCGTCAGGGCGATCAGATGCCGGCCTTCGCCTCGGCCGGGGGCAAGGCGATCCTGGCCGAGATGAGCAACGCTGACCTCGAGGAGCTCTACCGCAACGGCCTTCCGCCCTGGCCCACGAGCCCGATCGGGTCCATCGGCCGGCTCAAACGCGCCATGGCCGACGTTCGCCGCGCGGGCTTCGGGACCAACTTCGAGGAGACGGAGTCCGGCGTGGTGGGCCTCGGCGTCGCGGTCCACGGGCCGGCCGGACAGGTCGTCGCCGCGATCACGACGGCGATCCCCGCCTCGCGCTTCAAGCGCCCCGCTATGCCGGGGATCGTCGAGGCGCTGAGGGCGACTGCCACCGGGATCGAGTCCAGGCTCGCCGGCGGCCCCCACGGCTGA
- a CDS encoding alpha/beta hydrolase — MTDTPSSPGSFRDAFRELARSPFTPQTVGAILELLREPHERRGYTAPGIERDAAYGPDPRQRLDVHYDPGARDNRAPVLVWAPGGGFVGGTKWLPGTTHCDNIGAWACRHGAVAVVIDYRLAPEHTWPAAAEDVASALAWVRGNISAYGGDPGRIVLAGDSAGAAHVGSFIAGHGGGETGGIAALALVSGIYAPASTQGQHRNLVGMYYGTDDGDLRARSSVAGLAAWPGPLLAVVAEFDPPDFQEQAFLLLAERFRTRGRLPHFVVDPGHLHTSDVFSLGIDHSALDLMLCQLLDEIRT; from the coding sequence GTGACGGATACTCCTTCCTCTCCGGGAAGCTTCCGCGATGCCTTCCGCGAGCTGGCGCGGAGTCCCTTCACGCCCCAAACGGTCGGGGCGATCCTTGAGCTGCTGCGCGAACCGCACGAGCGGCGCGGATACACGGCCCCCGGAATCGAACGGGACGCGGCGTATGGTCCAGACCCTCGCCAGCGCCTCGACGTCCACTACGACCCGGGGGCCAGGGACAACCGGGCGCCGGTGCTGGTGTGGGCGCCCGGTGGCGGCTTCGTCGGTGGCACCAAGTGGCTTCCCGGCACGACGCACTGCGACAACATCGGCGCCTGGGCCTGCCGCCACGGCGCCGTCGCCGTCGTCATCGACTACCGCCTGGCCCCCGAGCACACGTGGCCTGCGGCGGCCGAGGATGTCGCGTCTGCCCTCGCGTGGGTCCGGGGCAACATCTCCGCGTATGGCGGGGATCCAGGCCGCATTGTCCTCGCCGGAGACTCCGCTGGGGCAGCGCACGTTGGATCGTTCATAGCCGGCCATGGAGGCGGCGAAACCGGAGGCATCGCGGCCCTTGCACTCGTGTCCGGCATCTACGCCCCAGCGTCGACCCAAGGACAGCACAGGAACCTCGTGGGGATGTACTACGGCACTGATGACGGCGACCTCCGGGCACGGTCCTCGGTGGCGGGCCTGGCCGCGTGGCCCGGGCCGTTGTTGGCCGTCGTGGCCGAATTCGATCCCCCGGACTTCCAGGAGCAGGCATTCCTCCTGCTCGCCGAACGGTTCCGGACGCGCGGAAGACTCCCGCACTTCGTGGTCGATCCCGGGCACCTCCATACATCAGACGTGTTCTCGCTGGGCATCGACCACTCGGCACTTGACCTGATGCTCTGCCAGCTCCTCGACGAGATCAGGACCTGA